A genome region from Jeotgalibacillus aurantiacus includes the following:
- a CDS encoding methyl-accepting chemotaxis protein has product MKMLNRLTFRFLAVLIAVLLFNTTISSFIIQAIQSTGIELGVIGIWLNNFMNVIVATVLIGLTIRSMMLRPIQKMIETTKKFQQGDMKARIQSKSKNELGYLAGQMDKLFDQIELNHQMKASQQEQVAATSDSVSHSIGSITTNMTDNTGKFGLIYSRSGKQLSSYQEIAAIIHMISGKVDKTADKMQDVKQSFSSIDRYSREGIKLADETAGTVEEIESYVKTTDHYFNQLKEEILSTKKMSQVISEVAEQTNLLALNASIEAARAGEHGKGFAVVADEVKKLASSVGEATRSIDQSVNEIVLKTESAAFDSRQKAEEINKNISKISDMNHHFTEIIKGVQQSDSEIESARNDSVQLKAEFNAISSTVESLVSENEEAMRQMQDYQDNITKETGKIKEMESSLIELKTAIVQAG; this is encoded by the coding sequence ATGAAAATGCTGAATCGTTTAACGTTTCGATTTCTTGCTGTTCTGATTGCGGTGCTTTTGTTTAATACAACCATTTCAAGTTTTATTATCCAGGCAATTCAGTCGACAGGGATTGAGCTCGGTGTGATTGGTATTTGGCTGAATAACTTTATGAATGTCATTGTTGCAACGGTTTTAATCGGTCTGACGATCCGCAGTATGATGTTACGTCCAATTCAGAAAATGATTGAAACGACAAAGAAATTTCAGCAGGGGGACATGAAGGCGAGAATTCAGTCCAAATCGAAAAATGAGCTTGGGTATCTAGCGGGGCAAATGGATAAATTATTTGACCAGATCGAGCTCAATCACCAGATGAAAGCTTCCCAGCAGGAGCAGGTTGCAGCGACATCAGATTCAGTCAGCCATTCCATCGGTTCCATCACAACAAATATGACGGATAATACAGGAAAATTCGGTTTGATCTATTCCAGATCCGGAAAACAGTTATCCTCTTATCAGGAGATTGCAGCGATCATACATATGATTAGTGGAAAAGTAGATAAAACAGCGGATAAAATGCAGGACGTTAAACAGTCCTTTTCTTCGATTGACCGTTATTCAAGGGAAGGCATAAAGCTTGCTGATGAAACAGCGGGAACAGTGGAAGAAATTGAATCGTACGTGAAAACAACGGATCATTATTTTAATCAGTTAAAAGAAGAGATTCTTTCCACTAAAAAAATGTCTCAGGTCATTTCAGAAGTAGCTGAACAGACAAACTTATTAGCACTTAATGCATCCATAGAAGCGGCAAGAGCGGGAGAGCATGGTAAGGGTTTTGCAGTGGTGGCAGATGAAGTGAAAAAGCTGGCTTCGAGTGTTGGTGAAGCAACGAGGTCCATTGATCAATCGGTAAATGAAATTGTCTTAAAAACAGAGAGTGCCGCTTTTGATAGCAGGCAAAAAGCGGAGGAGATTAATAAAAATATCAGTAAAATCAGTGATATGAATCATCACTTTACTGAAATTATCAAGGGTGTTCAGCAGAGCGACAGTGAAATAGAGTCTGCGAGAAATGATTCTGTGCAGCTGAAGGCTGAATTTAACGCCATTTCATCGACTGTTGAAAGTCTCGTTTCTGAAAATGAGGAAGCGATGAGACAGATGCAGGACTATCAGGATAATATTACGAAGGAAACCGGAAAGATTAAAGAGATGGAATCATCCCTGATTGAACTAAAGACAGCAATTGTTCAGGCAGGCTGA